Proteins from a single region of Herpetosiphonaceae bacterium:
- a CDS encoding alpha/beta fold hydrolase, with amino-acid sequence MQREIPLYTLEGVPNADISTHYFSTEDGLGLSLLRFCRAPSDDVVLIIHGLTTSSDMFIQPEHYNLVRFLHDNGFPDVWTLDFRMSNRHPYNLWQHRYNHDDIALFDHPAAIAKMREQIGNRRIHVICHCLGSVSFMMSLFGKAVTDISSVIANSVALTPRVPNWSRIKLSFAPFFVDSILGLPYISPRWSEEQGFLHRGRLFSKAVSFFHRECDVPACHMLSLMWGTGWPALYEHSNLDEITHRRGGDLYGPTSMNYYRHVRKMVKAGSRPLKYDPSDRKYDRLPNDYFQYAREIKTPVLFMTGKNNRVFTDSNIVCHRRLERIVPGRHELHIFPGYGHQDVFMGKNCHIDIFPRLVQFLDKQRGAAQTPIVVQPTQAEAAVAAS; translated from the coding sequence ATGCAACGTGAGATTCCGCTGTACACGCTGGAAGGCGTTCCGAACGCCGATATTTCGACACACTACTTCTCGACTGAGGACGGCCTGGGCTTGAGCCTGCTGCGCTTCTGCCGCGCGCCGAGCGACGATGTGGTCTTGATCATTCATGGTCTGACCACATCATCGGACATGTTCATCCAGCCCGAACACTACAATCTGGTGCGCTTTCTGCACGACAACGGCTTCCCCGATGTCTGGACGCTGGACTTTCGCATGAGCAACCGGCATCCGTACAATCTGTGGCAGCATCGCTACAACCACGACGATATTGCGCTCTTCGATCATCCGGCGGCGATTGCCAAGATGCGCGAGCAGATCGGCAACCGGCGCATCCATGTGATCTGCCACTGCCTGGGATCGGTTTCGTTCATGATGAGTCTCTTCGGCAAGGCCGTCACCGACATCAGCAGCGTGATCGCCAACAGCGTCGCGCTGACGCCACGAGTGCCGAACTGGTCCAGGATCAAGCTCTCGTTCGCGCCCTTCTTTGTCGATTCGATCCTAGGCCTGCCGTACATCAGCCCGCGCTGGAGCGAGGAGCAGGGCTTTCTGCACCGTGGGCGGCTCTTCTCCAAGGCGGTGTCGTTCTTCCACCGCGAGTGCGACGTGCCCGCCTGCCATATGCTGAGCCTGATGTGGGGCACGGGCTGGCCCGCGCTGTACGAACACAGCAACCTCGACGAGATTACGCATCGGCGCGGCGGCGATCTCTACGGCCCGACCTCGATGAATTACTATCGGCATGTGCGTAAAATGGTCAAAGCCGGCAGCCGTCCGCTCAAGTACGATCCGAGCGACCGCAAGTACGATCGCCTGCCGAACGACTACTTCCAGTATGCCCGCGAGATCAAGACGCCGGTGCTGTTCATGACCGGCAAGAACAACCGGGTCTTCACCGACTCGAATATCGTCTGTCATCGGCGCCTGGAGCGGATCGTGCCGGGACGCCACGAGCTGCATATCTTTCCGGGCTACGGGCACCAGGATGTGTTCATGGGCAAGAACTGCCACATCGACATCTTCCCCCGGCTGGTCCAGTTCCTCGACAAGCAGCGCGGTGCCGCCCAGACGCCGATCGTCGTGCAGCCCACGCAGGCGGAAGCTGCGGTCGCGGCCTCCTGA
- a CDS encoding NAD-dependent epimerase/dehydratase family protein: protein MFVTGGTGFLGARLIQRLVREGHQVRALARSASSAEMLRHLGAQPVHGSLDNVAEWADSLRGQDVVIHCAAPVEFWGPWEKFHREITLATRQLLDHAARMQVGRFIYISSESVLQDTTPLVGIDETFPYPAEPNSYYGKAKKLAEIEVVNHRSEMTCIILRPTYIWGKGEKTSKNIEDKIKAGQFAWIDQGRCIIEMVHVDNVVEAIMLACAVGRDKQIYFVTDDAPVSFREFFTALLATRGIVPPSRSLPQLIARPAATLAEGIWRGLRLKSPPPLSRFEWSFVALPRAYKLNKIKQELGYRPIVSREMGLQEMQAHANEV from the coding sequence ATGTTTGTCACCGGCGGAACTGGCTTTCTTGGCGCGCGGCTGATCCAGCGGCTCGTCCGCGAGGGTCATCAGGTGCGCGCCCTGGCCCGCTCCGCCTCGTCCGCCGAGATGCTCCGGCACCTGGGCGCGCAGCCTGTCCACGGCTCGCTCGACAACGTGGCCGAATGGGCCGACTCGCTGCGCGGGCAGGACGTGGTGATCCACTGCGCGGCTCCGGTCGAGTTCTGGGGGCCGTGGGAGAAGTTTCACCGCGAGATCACGCTGGCTACCCGGCAGCTGCTCGATCATGCCGCCAGGATGCAGGTTGGCCGCTTCATCTATATCAGCTCCGAGTCGGTGCTGCAAGATACCACGCCGCTGGTCGGCATCGACGAGACGTTTCCGTATCCCGCCGAGCCGAACTCCTACTACGGCAAGGCCAAAAAGCTGGCCGAGATCGAGGTCGTGAATCATCGCTCCGAGATGACCTGTATCATCCTGCGCCCGACCTATATCTGGGGCAAGGGCGAGAAAACATCCAAGAATATCGAGGACAAGATCAAGGCCGGACAGTTCGCCTGGATCGATCAGGGGCGCTGCATCATCGAGATGGTCCATGTCGATAACGTGGTCGAGGCGATCATGCTGGCGTGTGCCGTCGGACGCGATAAGCAGATCTATTTCGTCACCGACGACGCGCCCGTCTCGTTCCGCGAGTTCTTTACGGCGCTGCTCGCCACACGCGGGATCGTCCCGCCGAGCCGCAGCCTGCCCCAGCTCATCGCGCGACCGGCGGCGACGCTGGCCGAGGGTATCTGGCGCGGGCTGCGCCTCAAAAGCCCGCCGCCGCTCTCAAGGTTCGAGTGGTCGTTTGTGGCGCTGCCACGGGCGTATAAGCTGAATAAAATCAAGCAGGAGCTAGGCTACAGGCCGATCGTCAGCCGCGAGATGGGCCTGCAAGAGATGCAAGCCCACGCAAACGAGGTGTAA
- a CDS encoding GMC family oxidoreductase, with product MAPMHFEAVVVGSGFGGSVTAYRLAEAGLNVCLLERGKAYPPGSFPRSPHRMRKNFWDPSAGLYGMFDVWSFRGLGAVVSSGLGGGSLIYANVLLRKDEHWFVKEDLRDGGYEYWPVNRADLDPHYDRVERMMKAQPYPIEHAPYNTTSKTNAFKAAAQDLQLQWFRPPLAVTFANEGRPPVPGQPIQEDPSLHGPDYVRSTCRLCGECDIGCNYGSKNSLDFNYLSAAKRHGADIRTRCEVRSFAPRPGGGYTISYVEHQPEHEGKPLDTSDPAVLPLQTITADRLILAAGTLGSTYLLLKNKENFPRLSKKLGTRFCGNGDLLTFAVKCSETSGGKRMPRVIDSSYGPVITSTIRVPDQLDGNGAAGRGFYLQDAGYPDFANWMLQLLDTPSMARRALHVLRRIVRQWLRNEPESNLSAEIADLFGTTELSAGSMPILGMGRDIPDGNMWLNGKRLDIDWTKKRSTPYFDHVMRTSKQIADALGATFRENPTYRLNRLLTVHPLGGCPMGRDEAEGVVDAYGQVFNYPGLYIADGSVMPGPVGPNPSLTIAALADRFADHMLTKDAFVMSTADNVQPEPMPEPLPEPMPVLASSAAAPHLGLQFTETMKGHFSTRVTDDYARAAAQGEADGSPFQFTLTITADDVDQMLADAEHSARLSGSVLAPALSPDPLSVADGTFNLFVVDAEQERTRRMRYRMVMETTDGRAYYFDGFKVIHDDFGFDVWADTTTLYITVYEGRSADGPLVGKGILKIFATDFARQLTTIEITNAESLSERLSAKARFGQFFLGALYETYKGFEMPGQQLAM from the coding sequence ATGGCTCCAATGCACTTCGAGGCTGTTGTCGTCGGCTCAGGCTTTGGCGGCTCGGTGACGGCCTACCGGCTGGCGGAAGCCGGTCTGAATGTCTGCTTGTTGGAACGCGGCAAGGCCTATCCCCCCGGCTCATTCCCCCGCAGCCCCCATCGGATGCGCAAGAATTTCTGGGACCCCAGCGCGGGTCTTTACGGCATGTTCGATGTCTGGTCGTTTCGCGGCCTGGGCGCTGTTGTGTCGAGCGGCCTGGGCGGCGGCTCGCTGATCTATGCCAACGTGCTGCTGCGCAAAGACGAGCACTGGTTTGTCAAAGAGGATCTGCGCGACGGCGGCTATGAGTACTGGCCGGTCAACCGCGCCGACCTCGATCCGCACTACGACCGGGTTGAGCGCATGATGAAGGCACAGCCCTATCCGATCGAGCACGCGCCATACAACACGACCTCCAAGACAAACGCTTTCAAGGCCGCCGCCCAGGATCTTCAGCTCCAGTGGTTCCGACCGCCGCTGGCTGTAACCTTCGCCAACGAGGGACGGCCCCCGGTGCCGGGACAGCCGATTCAGGAAGATCCGAGCCTGCACGGTCCCGACTATGTTCGCTCGACCTGTCGGCTGTGCGGCGAGTGCGACATCGGGTGTAACTACGGCAGCAAGAACTCGCTCGACTTCAACTACCTCTCCGCCGCAAAGCGTCACGGAGCCGATATTCGTACCCGCTGCGAGGTCCGGTCGTTCGCGCCACGGCCCGGCGGCGGCTATACGATCAGCTATGTCGAGCACCAGCCTGAGCACGAGGGCAAGCCGCTCGATACCTCAGATCCGGCGGTGCTGCCATTGCAGACGATCACCGCCGATCGCCTGATTCTGGCCGCCGGAACGCTTGGCTCGACCTATCTGCTGCTCAAAAATAAAGAGAACTTTCCGCGTCTCAGCAAGAAGCTCGGCACGCGCTTCTGCGGCAACGGCGACCTGCTGACCTTCGCGGTCAAATGCAGCGAAACCAGCGGCGGCAAGCGTATGCCGCGCGTGATCGACAGCAGCTACGGCCCGGTGATCACCAGCACGATTCGCGTTCCCGATCAGCTCGACGGCAACGGCGCAGCCGGACGCGGCTTTTATCTTCAGGACGCGGGCTATCCCGACTTCGCCAACTGGATGCTGCAACTACTCGACACGCCCAGCATGGCCCGACGCGCGCTGCATGTGCTGCGCCGAATCGTGCGCCAGTGGCTCAGGAACGAGCCGGAGAGCAATCTCAGCGCGGAGATCGCCGATCTCTTCGGCACGACCGAGCTGTCGGCTGGCTCGATGCCGATCCTGGGCATGGGCCGCGATATTCCCGATGGCAACATGTGGCTGAATGGCAAGCGGCTCGACATCGACTGGACGAAGAAGCGATCGACGCCCTATTTCGATCACGTGATGCGTACGTCGAAGCAGATCGCCGATGCGCTGGGCGCGACATTTAGGGAAAATCCCACGTACCGCCTGAACCGGCTGCTCACGGTTCACCCGCTCGGCGGCTGCCCGATGGGCCGCGACGAAGCCGAGGGTGTTGTCGATGCCTACGGTCAGGTCTTCAACTATCCCGGCCTGTACATCGCCGACGGCTCGGTCATGCCGGGGCCGGTCGGTCCCAATCCCAGCCTGACGATCGCCGCGCTGGCCGACCGCTTTGCGGATCATATGCTGACAAAGGATGCTTTTGTGATGAGTACCGCCGATAATGTTCAACCTGAACCAATGCCGGAGCCGCTGCCGGAGCCGATGCCCGTGCTCGCGTCTTCCGCCGCCGCTCCGCACCTGGGCCTGCAATTCACTGAGACGATGAAAGGCCACTTCTCGACGCGGGTGACGGATGACTACGCCCGCGCCGCCGCGCAAGGCGAGGCCGACGGCTCTCCGTTCCAGTTTACACTCACGATCACCGCCGACGACGTGGATCAGATGCTGGCCGATGCCGAGCATAGCGCGCGGCTCTCCGGCAGCGTGCTGGCCCCGGCACTCTCGCCCGATCCGCTCTCCGTCGCCGACGGCACCTTCAATCTGTTCGTCGTCGATGCCGAGCAGGAGCGGACGCGGCGCATGCGCTATCGGATGGTGATGGAGACGACCGACGGCAGGGCCTACTATTTCGACGGCTTCAAGGTGATCCACGACGACTTCGGCTTCGACGTGTGGGCCGATACGACGACGTTGTATATCACGGTCTATGAAGGCCGCAGCGCCGACGGCCCGCTCGTCGGCAAGGGCATTCTCAAGATCTTCGCGACCGATTTTGCCCGCCAGCTTACCACGATCGAGATCACGAACGCGGAAAGCCTCTCCGAGCGCTTGAGCGCCAAGGCGCGCTTTGGACAATTCTTTCTCGGCGCGCTCTACGAAACGTACAAAGGATTCGAGATGCCGGGGCAGCAGCTAGCTATGTAG
- a CDS encoding MIP family channel protein, producing MNLLLRRAGAELVGTYALVTAGCGAIVVNSISGRLTHVGVALTFGLIIMVMIAATGHLSGAHFNPSVTIAFALTRHFSWRDVPFYIGGQLLGAAAGALTLRALFGDVAQLGVTLPSGSVLQSFGLEILLTAFLMFVIMAVATDTRAVGQLAALAIGGTVALDALWGGPISGASMNPARSLGPALVAGVWRDQWIYVVAPLIGAALGAVTYQVLRTPLPAIPAERAGSASDAEYPSGEASPPRA from the coding sequence ATGAACCTTTTGTTACGCCGGGCTGGAGCCGAATTAGTCGGCACGTATGCGTTAGTCACCGCCGGGTGCGGGGCAATTGTTGTGAACAGCATCAGCGGCAGGTTGACGCATGTTGGCGTCGCGCTCACCTTTGGCCTGATCATCATGGTGATGATTGCGGCGACCGGCCACCTTTCCGGCGCACACTTCAACCCCTCGGTCACGATTGCGTTTGCGCTGACCCGGCATTTTTCCTGGCGTGATGTCCCGTTCTATATCGGTGGGCAGCTTCTAGGGGCGGCTGCCGGAGCGCTGACGCTGCGCGCCTTGTTCGGCGACGTGGCACAGCTCGGTGTCACGCTCCCAAGCGGGAGTGTCCTCCAATCATTCGGCCTTGAAATCCTGCTCACGGCCTTTTTGATGTTCGTGATTATGGCGGTGGCAACCGATACCCGCGCTGTCGGCCAGCTTGCCGCACTGGCGATCGGGGGTACCGTGGCGCTCGATGCGCTATGGGGCGGTCCGATCAGCGGCGCGTCGATGAACCCGGCACGTTCACTCGGTCCGGCGCTGGTTGCCGGGGTGTGGCGTGACCAATGGATCTATGTGGTTGCTCCCCTGATCGGCGCCGCACTTGGCGCTGTGACCTATCAAGTCCTCCGAACGCCTCTCCCAGCGATCCCCGCAGAACGAGCAGGTAGTGCTTCTGATGCCGAGTATCCGTCCGGCGAAGCGTCGCCACCCAGGGCATGA
- a CDS encoding peptidase S10 produces MAGTNDTQEKNQTGAPPEVKDALSITHHTVTIDGQLIRYTVTAGTIVLKEEAEKQGDKEGESEGERPKASVFFIAYTRDDVHDPGSRPITFSFNGGPGSSSVWLHLGVLGPRRILMDEIGNLPQPPYRLIENEYSLLDITDLVFIDPVSTGYSRVVPGEKAKTFHGFKKDIESVGDFIRLYVTRYGRWTSPKFLIGESYGTTRAAGLSGYLQERHGMYLNGIMLVSAILHFITGQFDPGNDLPYIMFLPSYTATAWYHKRLPGDLQQRDLRSLVEEVEAFAMGEYALALLKGATLPEDERVAIVERLARYTGLSPDYIDRSDLRINDDRFVKELLRDQRRTVGRLDSRFLGYDRDAVGEHNEHDPSYAVILGPFAATFNAYIRSDLQFESDLPYEVLSWRVRPWSFGDFEGKYVEVVETLRRAMTNNPWLKIFVANGYYDFATPYFATVYTFNHLGIDRSLQDNISMAFYEAGHMMYIHRPSLVQLKADLADFVQRAVPQGR; encoded by the coding sequence CTGTCGATCACCCATCACACGGTGACGATCGACGGGCAGTTGATCCGCTACACCGTGACCGCCGGTACGATCGTGCTGAAGGAGGAGGCCGAGAAACAGGGCGATAAAGAGGGCGAGTCCGAGGGCGAGCGGCCCAAGGCTTCGGTGTTTTTCATCGCCTACACCCGCGACGACGTGCACGATCCCGGCAGCCGCCCGATCACCTTCTCGTTCAACGGCGGGCCTGGCTCGTCGTCGGTCTGGCTGCATCTGGGCGTCCTCGGCCCGCGCCGCATCCTGATGGATGAGATCGGCAATCTGCCCCAGCCCCCCTACCGCCTGATCGAAAACGAGTACTCACTGCTCGACATAACCGATCTGGTGTTTATCGATCCGGTCAGCACGGGCTATAGCCGCGTCGTGCCCGGCGAAAAGGCCAAGACGTTCCACGGCTTCAAGAAAGATATTGAGTCGGTTGGCGATTTCATCCGGCTCTACGTCACGCGCTACGGGCGCTGGACCTCGCCCAAGTTCTTGATCGGCGAGAGCTACGGCACCACCCGCGCCGCCGGTCTATCGGGCTACTTGCAGGAGCGCCATGGCATGTATCTTAACGGGATCATGCTCGTCTCGGCGATCCTGCATTTCATCACCGGCCAGTTCGATCCGGGCAACGATCTGCCGTACATCATGTTCCTGCCCTCATACACCGCGACGGCCTGGTACCACAAGCGGCTGCCCGGCGATCTCCAGCAGCGCGATCTCCGCTCGCTGGTCGAGGAGGTCGAGGCGTTTGCCATGGGCGAGTACGCGCTGGCGCTGCTCAAGGGCGCGACGCTGCCGGAGGATGAGCGGGTCGCGATCGTGGAGCGATTGGCGCGCTACACCGGCCTCTCGCCCGACTACATCGATCGCTCCGATCTGCGCATCAACGACGATCGCTTCGTCAAGGAGTTGCTGCGCGACCAGCGCCGCACGGTGGGTCGGCTCGATAGCCGCTTCCTGGGCTACGATCGCGATGCCGTGGGCGAGCACAACGAGCACGATCCAAGCTACGCGGTGATTCTAGGGCCATTCGCCGCGACATTCAACGCCTACATCCGCAGCGATCTCCAGTTCGAGAGCGATCTGCCCTACGAGGTGTTGAGCTGGCGCGTCCGTCCGTGGAGCTTCGGCGATTTCGAGGGTAAGTACGTCGAGGTCGTGGAGACGCTACGCCGGGCCATGACCAACAACCCCTGGCTGAAAATTTTTGTGGCGAACGGCTACTATGATTTCGCAACGCCCTACTTTGCCACGGTCTATACATTCAATCACCTCGGCATCGATCGCAGCCTGCAAGACAATATCTCGATGGCCTTCTATGAGGCCGGCCACATGATGTATATCCATCGCCCGTCGCTGGTGCAGCTCAAGGCCGATCTCGCAGATTTTGTGCAGCGTGCGGTGCCGCAGGGACGGTAG